The segment ATCCGTTGGATGCTCTGAGTGACTGGAACAGAATTTACGGTAAAAACGGGTTTGTCCAGTATCAGTTTATTCTTCCCAAGGAACAGAGTTTTGAAGGGTTGAACGAAATTCTGGCATTGATTGCTGCGCGCGGAATGGCCAGCTTTCTGGCTGTGTTAAAGCTCTATGGTGCTACCAATGCCAATTTTCTATCCTTTCCAATGGAGGGCTATAGTCTGGCGCTGGATTTCAAAGTACAAAAGGGACTGTTTTCTTTTCTGGATGAATTGGATGCGCTGGTTTTAAAATATCGGGGGCGCATCTATCTGGCAAAAGATGCACGTATGAGTCGCGAGGTGTTTGAGCAGGGGTATCCGGGGATCGAACGCTTTAGAGCCCTGCGGGAAGAGTTTGAATTGAATCAATTTATTCGATCGTATCAGTCGGAGAGGTTAGGGTTGTGAATCAAAAATGGTTGCTGGTTCTGGGTGCGAATAGCGATATGGCTCTGGCGTCGGCCAGACGTTTTGCCGAAGCGGGCTGGAATCTCTATCTGGCTTCGCGGCAGACGGAGTTTTTGGAAAAAGAAGTGGATCATCTGAAAATTGCTTATCGGATTGAAGCGGAAGCTTTGTACTTCGATGCGGAAGATTTTGATAGTCATCTGCCTTTTTATACGGGGCTTCGTCAGAAACCTCAGGGAGTGTTGCTGGCTTTCGGATTCATGCCGGAGCAGGAGCAAGCGCAGCAACAGCCTGTTCTGCTACGGAAAACGGCCAATGTCAATTACCTTGGCGCCATGAGCATTCTTGAAGTTGTCGCAAGTGATTTTGAACAACGTCAGGTCGGTTGGATTGCGGCCATCAGCTCGGTTGCCGGGGATCGGGGGCGCGCGAGCAACTATATCTACGGCAGCAGCAAGGCGGCTTTGAGTGCCTATCTGGCGGGATTGCGACATCGGCTTTTTGCCGCCGGTGTGCATGTGATGACGGTGAAGCCGGGATTTGTTGCTACAAAAATGACTCGGGGATTGGATTTGCCGGACAAACTTACCGCGCAACCCAAGGAAGTGGCCGAGGCGATTTTTAAAGGGATCGACAAGCGGAAAAACACTTTGTATGTGAAAGGTATTTGGCGGTTAATTATGCTGATTATCATTTATCTGCCGGAGTTTATTTTTAAAAAGACCAAGTTGTGAGTTATGGCTGTTGCAGCTAAGTTAGCGTTATTCGATTTTGATGGAACCATAACCAAACGCGATTCGTTGCCGGATTTTCTGGTTTACGCGGTGGGCTGGCCGAGATTTATTTGGGGGTTGCTGCGTTTATCGCCGATTTTATTCGGTTATGTGTTGAAACGAGTGGATAACAGTTGGGCGAAAGAGCGGATGCTACACTATTTTTTGGCCGGGGTGCCCGAAGAGTGGTTACAGGAGAAAGGACGGGCGTATGCTTTGGAACGGATTGAGTCGCTGCTTCGTGACAAGGCGCTTGCCTGTTTGAAACGGCATTTGGCGGAGGGAGATCGGGTGATCGTTGTCAGCGCGTCCAGCGAAATTTGGTTGAAAGCCTGGTGCGACGAAGTTGGCGTTGAATTGCTGGCCACCCGTTTGCAAGCGAAAGAGGGGGTGATGACCGGGTTGTATGATGGCCGGAATTGTCACGGAGAAGAGAAGGTGCGACGAATTCGATCCGCAGTGGAACTTTCGCGTTTCGACCAGATTTGTGCTTATGGTGACTCTTCCGGAGATTTGCCGATGCTTTCTCTTGCCAGTCAGGCCTTTTATAAACCGTTCAGATAGGTAGCGTTGGATGAAGTTATGGTTGAAGTGGTCTCACTGGGTGAACGACGGATCGGCCGTTGGGCTGTTTTATTTCGGGTTGCTCTTTCTTGCGGCGACTCAAGGCGTGAATTCGTTTGCAGGTGAAATTGTTCCCTGGGTGCAGAATATTTTTGCCAATCCCTATCATGGCGAACTGGCCGAAAAGCAGTTTCTGCTAACCAGCCTCTTATTGCCCCTGACAGCTTCCGCTTTGCAGATTTCGACGCAACAGGGGCTTGAAATACTGAATGGAGCGATCTTCATTCTCGGTAGTTACTGGGTCTTGAAGGTTTATGCCACCGAGGGAAAAGAGCGTTTTTTAGTTCAGGCTTTCCTTCTTTATTCGCTCTCTGCCGGCTTGTTGTTGTGGTTTGGAAAATCCGATATGTGGTTTTTTGTACTGTCGACCCTGCTGGTGTTTTATCGTAAACATTTCGCGGTTTCCTTGGGCGTTGCGCTGCTGCTGGGCCTGACCCATTTTGAGCAGGGGCTGGTTGTCGTTGCCATGCTTGGTTTGATGTTTCTGGTGGATTTGTCGACAGGTCAGCGTTTGCGGGATGTTTTTAAAGCGTATTTTGCAATTTTGATCGGAATTGCGCTGGCCAAAGTGATGCTTCTGGGCTTTTTCGCTCTGAATGAGTTCGGCCGAACAGAAGGACGGCTGGAGTTTGTTTTTGCACGAGGGTATGAAGTCTTTGTCGAACCGGCCTTGAAAAATGCCGGGGTGCTGGTTTTCTCTTATTTGAGTTTATTCTGGCTGGTCTTTTTCGGTCTGGCATCGGCATTCAACGTCAATAAATTTTCCACAGCCGCCGTTTGGCTGGCATTTTTGGTGGCGATGGGGGTGTCTTTCCTGACTTACGACACGACACGGGTTTTTTCCATTGTTTTCTGGCCGTTTATCGTTTACATGATTTTGGAAACGCCAGTCAGCCGTTTGGAAAAAGTATTCAATAAGCAATTCATGCCGATGCTGATTGCCGCTGCTCTGTTATTTCCGACGGTTCAAGTTAAAAAATCCGGTGAGTTATTGTTTGTCGGTGTTTTGAATTATCAGAAAAGCTGAAGTGCCAACGGTAAGGTTTAAAAAATTAGAGATCTATGACTTCTTCAAAGAGACGCTTTTTCACCGATGCTTCGGTATTCGAAATCGAAGCCAGCCAGGTTTTTTGTCCGGTATCTCAGTCGGATTTAGAGCATTGCGTGAGAGACAGCATCCGGAAGGCTCTTCCCATCACCATGCGC is part of the Thiomicrorhabdus sp. genome and harbors:
- a CDS encoding SDR family oxidoreductase, producing the protein MNQKWLLVLGANSDMALASARRFAEAGWNLYLASRQTEFLEKEVDHLKIAYRIEAEALYFDAEDFDSHLPFYTGLRQKPQGVLLAFGFMPEQEQAQQQPVLLRKTANVNYLGAMSILEVVASDFEQRQVGWIAAISSVAGDRGRASNYIYGSSKAALSAYLAGLRHRLFAAGVHVMTVKPGFVATKMTRGLDLPDKLTAQPKEVAEAIFKGIDKRKNTLYVKGIWRLIMLIIIYLPEFIFKKTKL
- a CDS encoding HAD family hydrolase; this translates as MAVAAKLALFDFDGTITKRDSLPDFLVYAVGWPRFIWGLLRLSPILFGYVLKRVDNSWAKERMLHYFLAGVPEEWLQEKGRAYALERIESLLRDKALACLKRHLAEGDRVIVVSASSEIWLKAWCDEVGVELLATRLQAKEGVMTGLYDGRNCHGEEKVRRIRSAVELSRFDQICAYGDSSGDLPMLSLASQAFYKPFR